The sequence GATTCTTATAGGCTCGCATGAAGTTGGGAAACTTCTTGATCGCAGTTTCGTAGCTGGAAACAGCTTTGTCCATCTGCCCCAACTGCATGCGAATCGTTCCTAACATGAAGTCAAGAGCGGCGCTCGACTCGCTAGTGACACGCTCTTCCAGTAAGATCGCGCCCTGCTCCAGATTCGCTTCAAGCACCACAATCAAAGTTTTGAAAAACTGTCCCTCCTCGTCGTTCAAGCGCGGCTCGAGTTCACTGTGCGTACCATAGCTACCCATCACACGGTCCTTGAACTCAGGATTCGACCAGAAGTTTTCGCTCAGAGGATAGGTCTGGGCAGAGAGGGAAGCAGAAGCGAGGAAAAGGGCCCCTAGTAAGCTTGTTGAAAGTTTCATCGTATTGTATCCAGTTTCTATGTACTAAAGCGCTAAAGTAAAAGTCGTGCGGCTCCGCATGCGAACGGCCACACCGTCCTTCTTCGGAACGGTATACCTCAAGGACTCGAAGTACTCAGTCGCCGTGTCGGACGCGATCTCATGGCTGATCCGTTCGATTCGCTGAACTTCGACGCGACCTTCCGTGTCGATCTCGTAGAGGATCGTAACCGTGATGTCGCCCTTGACGCGACCCATCAGATTTCGAGGCGGCGACCACTGCGGTTGACGCACCAACCGAGGCTTCTCGTCGAGCTCAGCCATGCTGAAGGTTTGGATCTCATCCAGAGCGTTGGTATCGACATCGAAAGAGCCCATACCGAAAGCAGCCCCCAAGGCATTCCCAGTTCCGGGATTCATCGCGAGCTGCAGCTGGCTCAAGCTCAAAGGCTTGGGTTGGCTTTGCAACTCGGGCGACGGTTGCTCGACCTTTTCCTCCGGAGGAGGTGGCGGTTCGGGTGGCGGAGGAGGAGGCGGTGGCAAAGCAACGTCGACCGTTCGCACCGTTCTTCGCTCCTTGACGCTCAGCAAGTGCTGCGTGAAGGGAAGAACGAAAACAAAGACAGCCACCAGCAACACCGAGTAGACGAAGATCCGGGCAAAACGGGCCGGACCTCGCTTGACGCCTTTCGATTGGTAATGATCGTTCATTACAGAGACGCTTTTAGTCCTCGGTAGAGAGGCTTACGGAAATCGCCCCCGCCAACTTGGCTTCATCGATCACCCTCACCAGCGTATCCGTAATCGACTTACGATCCGCCTGGATAATGACTGGCATCTTTTCCTTCTGGTAGAGGCGACGAATGATAGGTCGAACTCCGCTCACGCCAACATCCTTGCCACCGTAGACAACGTTTCCGTTCTCCGTAATCGCGATCAAGATGCTATTCTTTTCCAGATCGGAAGCGGAGGCCGCCTGAGGCTTGTTTACTTCCACACCGGTCTCTTCCACGAAGACCGTGGTTACGATGAAGAAGATCAACAAAATGAAAACCATGTCGATCAGAGGAGACATGTTGATCTCCTCAGTGCTCTTCTTCTCGGCGAACATTCGTCTGTTTTTCATCTCCTACTAAATCTCCCAATTCGCTTGCCGCGCCTTTCGCGCGATGGTGGCTTCGATACGCGTGATCAGCGTATCCAAAGCGTTCTGACGCTTTTCGATAAGCATCATCAAAATATATCCTGGAATCGCTATAACGAGCCCCAGCTGCGTCGTGATCAGAGCCTCCGAAATACCGTCGGCGACCATGTTCACGGTTTGCCCGCCAGAGCTGATGGCAAGGCCCTTGAAAGTGCTAAGCATTCCAATCACCGTACCCAACAAGCCGGTCAATGGAGCCGCGCTCACGAAAACAGCAAGCATCGTACGGCGACGGTCGATTCGGGCAATGTGCTCGTTTCGCATCTCGCTGAACCGGTTTATTACATCTCGCTGGTCGGGCAAAGCGGCTTTGCCGTATTCGATCATACTCTGGATCTCACCACCCGCATGGCTGGGCGTATTAACCCAATCCTCGATCGTCCGATCGCTGGCTGGCTTGCCTCTAAGCTCGTTGAGGTAGACAACGATCTCCATGCCCGTGAAAAAGATGAGCAACGCTAATCCAACCAGCGGATACATTAGCGTTCCGCCCGCGTTCCAAATAGGCAAGAAGCTCTCCTGGAAAAAATCCGTCATACTTGGGTACCTCTTGTTCGGTTCGCCTATTTGCGACTCGGTAGTCCGTTCACGAATACAACGGCCAACTTTTCCATATTTGCCATAATCGACTGCGCCTTGCGGTTCAGCATGGCGTGAGCAACCAGCGATGGAATGGCCACCACAAGTCCGAGCTCGGTAGTGATCAAGGCTTCGGAGATACCTCCAGAGAGCGAGCTGGCGTCTCCGGTACCGAAGAGCGTGATCATCTTGAAAGTGTTGATCATGCCGGTCACCGTTCCCAAGAGACCCAAGAGCGGAGCAACCGCTGCGGTGATCGCGATGACTGACAAGAAACGCTCCACCTTGGGCTGCGCTTCGAGCATCTTCTCGTACATCACTTCTTCCACGAGCTCCTTCTCCTGGTCGCTGCACTTGACGGCTTCCTCGATCATCGGACCAAATTCCCAAGGAAGCGAGCGGGCCTCCTCCAAGGCGGCCTCCTTCTCTCCGGAACGTACCTTCCGTACAATGGAGCCGAGGTGGGACGCGTTTGGCTGCTTGATCGTGTAAATGGCAACCATCTTGTAGATCGCCAGCAAGGCCGCCAGCAGAGCGAAGATGATGATCGGCCAGACCCAAAGCCCACCCTTGAGAACGTGTTCTGCAACGCTCTCCTTCGCCCCCTCGATCGCCAATGCGGCCCCCAAGGTAACGTCCAGCTCCATGGCTCCTTGCGAGCTGGCCGCAATCTGAGCGACGCTACTGG comes from Pelagicoccus enzymogenes and encodes:
- a CDS encoding MotA/TolQ/ExbB proton channel family protein codes for the protein MTDFFQESFLPIWNAGGTLMYPLVGLALLIFFTGMEIVVYLNELRGKPASDRTIEDWVNTPSHAGGEIQSMIEYGKAALPDQRDVINRFSEMRNEHIARIDRRRTMLAVFVSAAPLTGLLGTVIGMLSTFKGLAISSGGQTVNMVADGISEALITTQLGLVIAIPGYILMMLIEKRQNALDTLITRIEATIARKARQANWEI
- a CDS encoding MotA/TolQ/ExbB proton channel family protein, which translates into the protein MKTYKKWATFAVASLLSVGALAQSDLQSVNDGARKDLEASLARLSEVRKEIREESVPLSRRINELKLQTRGLGATLERAQRAQDTRTIGLEALEGRVQAIQDENEYLGGLMSQFLQELQTQMTAAEQQVHEARMESIRESLESADVSEKDKFASQVDAVQLGIDRIKERLGGAVYAGQAIDAAGNLQSGKFVELGPVSVFASDSGTEGGIIESHQVSVPNATELSPEFSSSVAQIAASSQGAMELDVTLGAALAIEGAKESVAEHVLKGGLWVWPIIIFALLAALLAIYKMVAIYTIKQPNASHLGSIVRKVRSGEKEAALEEARSLPWEFGPMIEEAVKCSDQEKELVEEVMYEKMLEAQPKVERFLSVIAITAAVAPLLGLLGTVTGMINTFKMITLFGTGDASSLSGGISEALITTELGLVVAIPSLVAHAMLNRKAQSIMANMEKLAVVFVNGLPSRK
- a CDS encoding ExbD/TolR family protein, producing MKNRRMFAEKKSTEEINMSPLIDMVFILLIFFIVTTVFVEETGVEVNKPQAASASDLEKNSILIAITENGNVVYGGKDVGVSGVRPIIRRLYQKEKMPVIIQADRKSITDTLVRVIDEAKLAGAISVSLSTED